From the genome of Microtus pennsylvanicus isolate mMicPen1 chromosome 20, mMicPen1.hap1, whole genome shotgun sequence, one region includes:
- the LOC142838783 gene encoding olfactory receptor 2AP1-like produces the protein MANHTSVTEFILLGLTDDVNLQAILFLFLLLTYILSAVGNSAIILLTLLDYRLQTPMYFFLRNFAFLEISFTSVFVPKMLINIGTGDKTISFAGCFTQYFFAILLGATEFYLLAAMSYDRYAAICRPLHYTTVMSRRLCFLLVLGSWFSGFIVVMVPHAMTLQLPFCASNIINHYCCDYTILLHLSCSDTHFIEVIQFFLAAMTLIFTLLLVILSYTHIIGTILRIPSAHQRKKAFSTCSSHMVVVSLSYGSCIFMYINPSVKDAANFNKRVAVLNTSVAPLLNPFIYTLRNKQVKIALKDMLIRMINFSKK, from the coding sequence ATGGCAAATCACACATCAGTGACAGAGTTCATACTTCTCGGATTGACAGATGATGTCAACCTTCAagctattctttttctctttctgctcctaaCTTATATCTTAAGTGCCGTGGGAAACTCAGCCATCATTCTCTTGACCCTACTGGATTACCGCCTCCAGACTCCTATGTACTTTTTCCTCCGAAATTTTGCATTTTTGGAGATATCTTTTACCTCTGTCTTTGTTCCCAAAATGCTAATCAATATTGGAACTGGAGATAAGACTATTTCCTTTGCTGGTTGCTTCACACAGTATTTTTTCGCAATTCTTCTGGGAGCCACCGAATTTTATCTCTTAGCAGCTATGTCCTATGACCGCTATGCCGCCATTTGCAGACCCCTGCATTACACGACTGTCATGAGTAGAAGACTTTGTTTCCTACTGGTCCTAGGTTCCTGGTTCTCTGGTTTCATAGTTGTTATGGTGCCACATGCCATGACTCTTCAGTTGCCTTTCTGTGCCTCCAACATCATCAATCATTATTGCTGTGACTACACTATATTGCTGCATTTATCCTGTTCAGACACACATTTCATAGAAGTGATCCagttcttcctggctgccatgacCCTCATCTTCACCTTGCTGCTGGTGAttctctcctacacacacatcaTCGGGACAATTTTGAGGATCCCCTCTGCTCACCAGAGGAAGAAAGCTTTTTCTACCTGTTCCTCTCACATGGTAGTGGTCTCGCTTTCTTACGGAAGCTGTATTTTCATGTATATCAATCCTTCTGttaaagatgcagcaaattttaATAAGAGAGTGGCTGTTTTAAATACCTCTGTTGCTCCTCTGTTAAATCCATTTATCTACACTCTCAGAAACAAGCAAGTAAAAATAGCTCTCAAAGATATGCTAATCAGGATGATAAATTTCTCAAAGAAGTAA